A window of the Enoplosus armatus isolate fEnoArm2 chromosome 5, fEnoArm2.hap1, whole genome shotgun sequence genome harbors these coding sequences:
- the tmprss4a gene encoding transmembrane protease serine 4a, with translation MWTITQVPEESTKPLNPRQAVVPRPGRHRRPMTAPKTQKDKASKRKRVLLTVLTVVVLLGILVTAAYFIKQLIDSKYFFCKSSVKFIPIDKACDGKDDCAGGEDEITCVSSFTVNSTFPVRLLSGRHVLQVYSPGAGWRSVCSDDWTQQHTQTACKQLGYTYKPRSTSVPVDSLMSSMKTGPFTAVRPGTTSTPTHQATIDRVCRSGSVVSLSCSDCGQVGSQDRIVGGTNAFIEDWPWQVSLQQGGQHTCGGSLVSPGWVVTAAHCFTGSKKELSRWRVVSGRTYMGTLGGSYVDRIILNGNYDPARNDYDIALMRLSSPISVGVGRKPVCLPPKAFGLPAKASMAVTGWGYLRENGKVSPSLQKASIPLIDRAKCSSPTVYGSAITQRMICAGFLEGKVDACQGDSGGPLVYFTSSRWHLVGVVSWGVGCARERRPGVYCNVEEMLNWIHTVIEKTP, from the exons ATGTGG ACGATCACCCAGGTGCCTGAGGAAAGCACTAAACCTTTGAATCCCAGGCAAGCAG TGGTTCCACGGCCAGGCCGCCACAGAAGGCCCATGACGGCTCCAAAGACTCAGAAAGACAAGGCCTCGAAGAGGAAGCGAGTGTTACTGACTGTCCTGACAGTTGTGGTGTTACTGGGTATACTGGTCACCGCAGCATACTTCA TTAAGCAGCTGATTGACAGCAAATACTTCTTCTGCAAGAGCTCAGTGAAGTTCATCCCAATAGACAAAGCCTGTGACGGGAAAGATGACTGtgctggaggagaggatgaaatCACCTGTGTGTCAAGCTTTACGGTCAACAGTACCTTTCCAG TGCGCCTCTTGTCAGGTCGGCACGTCCTGCAGGTGTACAGTCCCGGCGCTGGTTGGCGGAGTGTGTGTAGTGACGACTGGACCCAGCAGCACACCCAGACAGCATGTAAACAACTGGGATACACATA TAAACCTCGTAGCACCAGTGTCCCAGTGGACTCTTTAATGTCTTCCATGAAAACTGGACCATTCACAGCTGTCAGGCCTGGGACTACGTCCACACCCACACATCAGGCTACCATTGACCG TGTATGCAGATCCGGTTCTGTGGTATCTTTGTCCTGTTCag ACTGTGGACAGGTGGGCTCTCAGGACCGTATTGTCGGGGGTACAAATGCTTTCATTGAGGACTGGCCCTGGCAGGTTAGCCTGCAGCAGGGAGGCCAGCATACATGTGGAGGCTCACTGGTGTCACCTGGTTGGGTTGTCACTGCCGCCCACTGCTTTACTGG CAGTAAAAAGGAGCTGAGTCGCTGGAGAGTGGTGTCGGGCCGGACATACATGGGCACACTGGGAGGTTCCTACGTCGACAGGATCATACTGAACGGAAACTACGATCCAGCACGAAATGACTATGACATAGCACTGATGAGACTCAGCAGCCCGATCAGTGTGGGAG TGGGCCGCAAGCCAGTTTGTCTACCTCCTAAAGCCTTTGGCCTTCCTGCCAAAGCCTCCATGGCTGTGACCGGCTGGGGATACCTGAGAGAAAATG GTAAGGTTTCTCCTTCACTTCAGAAGGCCTCCATCCCTCTGATAGACCGGGCTAAGTGCTCCAGCCCCACAGTGTATGGCAGTGCCATAACCCAAAGGATGATCTGTGCTGGTTTCCTGGAGGGGAAAGTGGATGCCTGCCAG GGGGACAGTGGGGGTCCTTTGGTGTACTTCACCTCCTCTCGATGGCATCTGGTCGGAGTGGTGAGCTGGGGAGTTGGCTGTGCAAGGGAGAGAAGGCCGGGTGTCTACTGCAACGTTGAAGAGATGCTGAACTGGATTCATACAGTCATTGAG AAAACCCCCTGA